The following proteins come from a genomic window of Mesoaciditoga lauensis cd-1655R = DSM 25116:
- a CDS encoding MarR family winged helix-turn-helix transcriptional regulator: protein MEKNESKKILEMVFDLIINFTKILPSCEETENLKTMEFYILMYIGMKSSKKMSELARVFSIAKSNVTVLVDGMEKKGYLKRVRNSDDRRVINVELTDKGKRLFDLTVKNFEKVINDVMERIPPKDLDVISDGFFRMIKIFNSSKSAKSAP from the coding sequence ATGGAAAAGAACGAGAGTAAAAAGATATTGGAAATGGTTTTTGACCTTATCATCAATTTCACGAAAATACTTCCAAGCTGTGAGGAAACTGAAAATTTGAAGACGATGGAGTTTTACATACTTATGTATATTGGCATGAAATCCAGTAAGAAGATGAGCGAGCTTGCCAGGGTATTTTCAATAGCGAAATCCAACGTTACAGTTTTGGTAGACGGCATGGAGAAAAAGGGATACCTTAAAAGGGTGAGAAATAGCGATGATAGAAGGGTAATAAATGTAGAACTTACCGATAAAGGAAAAAGGCTATTCGACTTGACGGTGAAAAATTTTGAGAAGGTGATAAATGACGTCATGGAAAGAATACCACCAAAAGACTTAGATGTGATATCAGATGGATTTTTCAGGATGATAAAGATCTTCAATTCCTCAAAAAGCGCAAAAAGTGCACCATGA
- a CDS encoding SDR family oxidoreductase: MILVTGATGHVGNVLVRKLLQRGEKVRVLVLKGDDLTPLKGLNVEKIEGDVRNFEDVKKAVKGVDFIYHLAALISIGAGKKGLIKSVNVKGVENILSAAKIFKVKRVLYMGSVHAFAELPRGSFIDENTPFDPKLTTGVYGKTKAFAALKVLNATKSGLDVVIVCPTGIVGPYDFKKSEMGTMILNFLHDELPIGIKGSFDFVDVRDVADGAIKACEKGKKGEAYILSGEKVEMDKMMEELRKITGKRGPFIMLEKRNAMLLSYFSLVTSILGRKKAIFTPYSVHTLNMDYTFSHEKATKELGYAPRPFVETLQDTVKWFVNFENKAQKLAIL, encoded by the coding sequence ATGATACTTGTTACCGGTGCAACCGGACACGTGGGGAACGTTCTTGTCAGGAAACTCCTTCAGAGGGGCGAAAAAGTGAGAGTTCTTGTATTGAAAGGTGATGATTTAACCCCTTTGAAGGGATTAAATGTTGAAAAGATAGAAGGAGACGTCAGAAATTTTGAAGATGTAAAAAAAGCTGTCAAAGGTGTGGATTTCATATATCATTTAGCAGCATTGATCAGCATAGGTGCAGGAAAGAAAGGTTTAATTAAGAGTGTAAATGTAAAGGGTGTTGAAAACATTCTAAGTGCCGCTAAGATTTTTAAAGTTAAAAGGGTGCTCTACATGGGTTCCGTTCATGCTTTTGCAGAGCTACCACGGGGAAGTTTTATAGATGAGAATACTCCATTTGATCCTAAACTGACAACAGGAGTGTATGGAAAGACAAAAGCTTTTGCCGCTTTGAAAGTGCTGAACGCGACAAAAAGTGGACTTGATGTTGTCATCGTATGCCCAACAGGAATAGTGGGACCTTACGATTTCAAAAAATCAGAGATGGGTACGATGATATTGAATTTTTTACATGATGAATTACCAATAGGGATAAAAGGCTCTTTTGATTTTGTAGATGTTCGTGATGTGGCAGATGGAGCGATAAAGGCATGTGAAAAAGGGAAAAAAGGGGAAGCTTACATACTGAGTGGCGAAAAAGTGGAAATGGATAAAATGATGGAAGAATTGAGAAAAATCACCGGTAAAAGAGGGCCGTTTATCATGTTGGAAAAAAGAAATGCAATGCTTTTGTCGTATTTTTCATTGGTAACGTCTATTTTAGGGAGGAAAAAGGCAATTTTCACTCCTTATTCTGTCCATACATTGAACATGGACTATACTTTTTCTCATGAAAAAGCAACGAAGGAACTAGGGTACGCTCCAAGGCCTTTTGTTGAAACGCTTCAAGATACGGTAAAGTGGTTTGTGAATTTTGAGAATAAGGCTCAAAAGTTGGCAATTCTATGA
- a CDS encoding formate dehydrogenase accessory sulfurtransferase FdhD encodes MRKTEIVRIDEKGFREMEDVVIEEKMIEILFNENDVGTISCTPKELKYLAVGYLYCKGLISDANVDIKLFSSKIKAKSNDSKKIGLNTKRECNANCVDIKTISTSMADLLGSSEIFLETGGCHIAGVFDLKERKYAYICEDVSRHSAVEKCIGFLVSHPNKIEIPALFLTGRVNFEIVQKCAKIGIRMIVTKAAVTAGAIEESKKRRITLIGFARQDRANVYSCFERIETSKS; translated from the coding sequence ATGAGAAAAACGGAAATTGTAAGGATAGATGAAAAAGGATTCAGAGAGATGGAAGACGTTGTTATCGAAGAAAAGATGATCGAAATACTCTTTAATGAAAATGACGTTGGTACGATTTCGTGCACGCCAAAAGAACTTAAATATCTGGCTGTTGGATACCTTTACTGTAAGGGACTCATAAGCGACGCGAATGTGGATATTAAGCTGTTTTCATCAAAGATAAAAGCGAAATCAAACGATTCTAAGAAAATTGGGTTAAACACAAAACGAGAATGCAATGCGAACTGTGTGGATATAAAAACGATATCCACAAGCATGGCAGACTTACTTGGTTCTTCAGAAATTTTTTTAGAAACTGGGGGATGCCACATAGCCGGCGTTTTTGATTTGAAAGAAAGGAAATACGCTTACATTTGTGAAGATGTTTCGCGTCACAGCGCTGTTGAGAAGTGCATTGGCTTTTTGGTTTCTCATCCAAACAAAATAGAAATACCCGCCCTTTTTTTAACGGGGCGGGTGAATTTTGAAATCGTTCAAAAATGTGCCAAAATAGGCATTCGAATGATCGTAACCAAAGCAGCCGTTACGGCTGGAGCAATTGAAGAATCGAAAAAACGTCGCATAACTCTTATTGGCTTTGCCCGTCAGGATAGGGCAAATGTTTACTCTTGCTTCGAGAGGATTGAGACTTCCAAATCTTAG
- a CDS encoding HdeD family acid-resistance protein → MIFEKEVLQKFSKHSIVAGILMVIVGTLGILIPPIMSLSAAVFFGSVLVTSSIFTAYATFKSYKKSHGAWLKSVVLFITGLLMLIFPGVGIAALGIMFSAYLLIDAFSNFTFAFDMAGSKLSALLAILNGTLSIFLGIWMIMGWPFSSIFWVGLIVGISLLFDGFELIMLGSIAKKGNF, encoded by the coding sequence ATGATTTTCGAAAAAGAAGTCTTACAGAAATTCTCAAAACATTCAATAGTTGCTGGAATATTGATGGTAATAGTTGGAACTCTTGGGATTTTAATCCCCCCAATAATGAGTTTAAGTGCGGCAGTTTTCTTTGGTAGCGTTCTCGTTACAAGTTCCATTTTCACAGCGTACGCCACTTTTAAAAGTTACAAAAAATCTCATGGTGCCTGGCTCAAATCCGTTGTGCTTTTTATAACTGGTTTGCTTATGCTCATTTTCCCTGGAGTTGGCATTGCGGCACTGGGTATTATGTTTTCAGCCTACCTGTTGATCGATGCCTTTTCAAATTTCACTTTCGCATTCGATATGGCTGGTTCGAAATTGAGTGCCTTGCTTGCCATTTTAAACGGTACGTTGTCCATATTCTTGGGAATTTGGATGATAATGGGATGGCCTTTCAGTTCCATATTTTGGGTTGGATTGATCGTTGGCATAAGTTTGCTTTTCGATGGATTTGAACTTATAATGCTGGGTTCAATCGCGAAAAAAGGAAATTTCTAA
- a CDS encoding arsenate reductase ArsC, producing MKGVEMNKKKVLFICTHNSARSQMAEGFLRSRYSDKYEVASAGTIASNVNPYAIKAMEEIGIDISNHRSKSIEEFKGKIFDYVITVCDHANETCPFFPGKVHIHHNFEDPAQVVGSDKEKMDAFRRVRDEITKWIEENFVKESEENAEFQVEKEGLS from the coding sequence ATGAAAGGAGTAGAGATGAACAAGAAAAAGGTTCTGTTTATATGTACTCATAATTCCGCCAGATCTCAGATGGCAGAAGGCTTTTTGAGAAGCAGATATTCTGACAAATACGAAGTTGCAAGCGCTGGAACCATTGCATCCAACGTCAACCCATACGCCATTAAGGCAATGGAAGAAATAGGTATAGACATTTCAAATCACCGCTCAAAGAGCATAGAAGAATTCAAAGGAAAAATATTCGATTACGTCATCACAGTATGTGATCATGCAAACGAAACGTGTCCTTTCTTTCCGGGGAAGGTTCATATACACCACAATTTTGAAGATCCAGCACAAGTGGTGGGTTCAGACAAAGAAAAAATGGATGCCTTCAGGCGTGTTAGAGATGAAATAACCAAATGGATAGAAGAAAATTTCGTAAAGGAAAGTGAAGAAAATGCCGAATTTCAGGTAGAAAAGGAGGGATTGTCATGA
- a CDS encoding cob(I)yrinic acid a,c-diamide adenosyltransferase, whose translation MEKGYVQVYTGNGKGKTTAAIGLSTRAAGAGLKVSFIQFMKGQYTSELESFKKLGIEFYQGGRPEFIIGKAKKEDIEAAEKTLELAKEKATSGKYDVVVLDEVNVAIYLGLVSEEDILKLIEEKSDGTELVLTGRYATQKIMDKADLVTEMREIKHYFNAGVQERVGIER comes from the coding sequence ATGGAAAAAGGATACGTTCAAGTTTACACTGGAAATGGAAAAGGAAAAACCACTGCTGCCATAGGGCTTAGCACGAGAGCCGCTGGGGCAGGATTGAAAGTTTCTTTCATTCAGTTTATGAAAGGTCAGTACACGAGCGAATTGGAAAGTTTTAAAAAGCTGGGAATAGAATTCTACCAGGGCGGAAGGCCAGAGTTCATAATTGGTAAAGCGAAAAAGGAAGATATAGAGGCGGCAGAAAAAACTCTTGAATTGGCGAAAGAAAAGGCCACTAGTGGAAAATACGATGTGGTGGTGTTGGACGAAGTTAACGTTGCCATTTATCTAGGTCTTGTAAGCGAAGAAGACATCCTTAAACTCATAGAAGAAAAATCAGATGGAACCGAGCTTGTATTAACCGGAAGATATGCCACCCAAAAGATCATGGATAAAGCCGATTTAGTCACAGAAATGCGAGAAATAAAACATTATTTCAACGCTGGTGTGCAGGAAAGAGTTGGAATAGAGCGCTAA
- a CDS encoding HD domain-containing phosphohydrolase: MRKTLLFFVLLVSFFAFSFSLTVKVGIYDNPPLSFYKNGSAQGILVNVMNFIAQKENWKVEYVYESFSKLLPDLKSGKIDMLLGIAETKERKSFCYFTNEFFLSNWAQVYKHKGSSIDSFFDLNGKRVGVLKSDIFYGGPLGIKYFLEHLNVKTKFVEFNSYPDIFKAVKDKTIDAGVVNRFFGVENASKYRLQSTSMIFYLIEEKAAFSKQSHVAKIIAPVVDRYIKQMKENDNSVLNESISKYLNVPSARPFIPKWVFYVFGVGILVFVVLAANVIILRKLVKKEASELERKNEELSETIEELTASNEEIRAINEELENAYSDLEKLSKRFRAMVVSLSQLDMIKIKGEEFLEQMLNRALEMIPVAKYGSIWIFDEKKWKIVACRGHDEKILKDPKVDFELARFDKVQIVKDILKEDEEQAPSKALEVVKKATKPIKESLVAPLKFLNETLGYMSLDIPKGSEYAFSQDDVEILSSFSKIATAFYVSRKYMRFQRDLQERLTLVLVKALEKYNVYTKGHSERVAECSRNIAKMMGMDEEAQRKIHQAGLLHDVGKIFVPLEILNKNGKLTSEEYNEIKKHPIIGAELIEEGAQLKNISKIVRHHHERWDGKGYPDGLKGEEIPLESRIMAVCDTFDAMTSDRPYRKALSEEMALEEIEKNAGKQFDPAVVEVFLKMQKESKMA; the protein is encoded by the coding sequence AAATGGAAGCGCTCAGGGCATACTTGTGAATGTTATGAATTTCATAGCGCAAAAGGAAAATTGGAAAGTTGAATATGTTTACGAGTCTTTTTCCAAGCTCTTGCCGGATCTGAAAAGCGGTAAGATCGATATGCTTCTTGGCATAGCTGAAACGAAGGAAAGAAAATCGTTTTGCTATTTCACCAACGAATTTTTTTTGTCAAATTGGGCTCAAGTGTACAAACATAAAGGAAGTTCCATTGACTCTTTTTTTGATTTGAACGGCAAGCGCGTCGGCGTTTTAAAATCGGATATCTTCTATGGAGGGCCACTGGGAATAAAATATTTTTTAGAGCACCTCAATGTTAAGACCAAATTCGTCGAATTTAACAGCTACCCCGACATTTTCAAAGCTGTTAAAGATAAAACAATAGACGCCGGCGTTGTAAACAGATTTTTTGGCGTTGAAAACGCTTCAAAATACAGACTACAGAGCACATCAATGATTTTCTATCTTATTGAGGAAAAAGCTGCTTTTTCTAAACAAAGCCACGTTGCAAAGATCATAGCACCGGTTGTGGACAGGTACATCAAGCAAATGAAAGAGAACGACAATTCCGTTCTCAACGAGTCGATTTCTAAATACTTAAATGTCCCTTCCGCAAGGCCTTTCATCCCGAAATGGGTTTTTTACGTTTTTGGCGTCGGTATTCTTGTTTTTGTGGTGTTGGCTGCCAACGTGATCATCTTGAGGAAACTTGTAAAAAAAGAAGCAAGTGAGCTTGAAAGAAAAAATGAAGAATTAAGCGAAACCATTGAAGAGCTTACAGCTTCAAATGAGGAGATAAGGGCTATAAATGAAGAATTGGAAAACGCTTACTCCGACCTTGAAAAGCTCAGTAAAAGATTTCGAGCGATGGTAGTTTCTCTTTCCCAGCTTGACATGATAAAGATAAAGGGAGAAGAATTTCTCGAACAAATGCTTAACAGGGCTCTGGAAATGATCCCGGTTGCTAAATATGGAAGCATCTGGATTTTTGATGAGAAAAAATGGAAAATAGTCGCATGTCGTGGACACGATGAGAAAATTTTAAAGGATCCAAAAGTGGACTTTGAACTCGCCAGATTCGACAAAGTGCAGATCGTAAAAGATATCTTGAAGGAAGATGAAGAACAAGCTCCTTCAAAAGCACTTGAAGTGGTGAAAAAAGCCACAAAACCCATAAAAGAATCGTTGGTCGCACCGTTGAAATTTTTGAATGAAACTTTAGGATACATGTCCCTCGACATTCCAAAGGGAAGTGAATACGCCTTTTCACAGGATGACGTAGAAATTTTGAGTAGTTTCTCGAAAATAGCCACGGCATTTTACGTGTCGAGAAAATACATGAGGTTTCAGCGGGATCTTCAAGAGAGACTTACACTAGTACTCGTTAAAGCCCTTGAAAAGTACAACGTCTACACCAAGGGCCATTCCGAGCGTGTGGCAGAGTGTTCGAGAAACATAGCAAAAATGATGGGAATGGATGAAGAAGCTCAAAGAAAAATTCATCAAGCCGGATTGCTTCATGATGTGGGAAAGATCTTCGTTCCATTGGAAATTTTGAACAAAAATGGAAAACTCACATCTGAGGAGTACAACGAGATAAAAAAGCACCCGATAATCGGTGCTGAGTTGATCGAAGAAGGAGCTCAGTTGAAAAACATTTCTAAGATCGTAAGGCATCATCATGAAAGATGGGATGGTAAGGGATATCCAGACGGTTTAAAAGGGGAAGAAATACCGTTAGAATCGAGAATAATGGCAGTGTGTGATACGTTTGATGCCATGACAAGCGATAGACCGTACAGAAAAGCGTTGAGTGAAGAAATGGCGCTGGAAGAAATCGAAAAAAACGCGGGAAAGCAATTCGATCCCGCGGTGGTTGAAGTCTTTTTAAAAATGCAAAAAGAAAGCAAAATGGCTTAA